Proteins encoded by one window of Streptomyces sp. ALI-76-A:
- a CDS encoding GNAT family N-acetyltransferase: protein MPTLERLRADHADALLAFERANRAYFARSVPDRGDAYFAGFPARHQALLAEQDAGLCHFHVVLDEAGELIGRVNLVDVADGQAELGYRIGESAAGRGVATASVRELCRLAATTYGLVSLTAVTTLDNPASRTVLRRNGFTAAGSLTIDGRPGIRYRRASLAD, encoded by the coding sequence ATGCCCACCCTGGAGCGCCTACGGGCCGATCACGCGGACGCGTTGCTCGCCTTCGAGCGGGCCAACCGCGCCTACTTCGCCCGGTCCGTACCGGATCGCGGAGACGCGTACTTCGCCGGATTCCCCGCCCGCCACCAGGCGCTCCTCGCCGAACAGGACGCCGGTCTGTGCCACTTCCACGTCGTCCTGGACGAGGCGGGCGAGCTGATCGGCCGGGTCAACCTGGTGGACGTCGCGGACGGCCAGGCCGAACTCGGGTACCGGATCGGCGAGTCGGCCGCGGGGCGCGGGGTCGCGACGGCGAGCGTACGGGAGCTGTGCCGGCTGGCCGCGACGACGTACGGCCTCGTCTCGCTGACCGCGGTGACCACCCTCGACAACCCGGCGTCCCGGACCGTGCTTCGCCGCAACGGCTTCACCGCGGCCGGATCACTCACGATCGACGGCCGACCGGGCATCCGCTACCGGCGCGCGTCACTCGCCGACTGA